From Pseudarthrobacter equi, a single genomic window includes:
- a CDS encoding type B 50S ribosomal protein L31 translates to MKSDIHPKYAAVVFNDLASGTKFLTKSTVSSSKTIEWEDGNTYPVIDVEISSESHPFYTGKQRIMDSAGRVERFNARFKGFGGKK, encoded by the coding sequence ATGAAGTCTGATATCCACCCGAAGTACGCCGCCGTCGTTTTCAATGACCTGGCCTCCGGTACCAAGTTCCTGACCAAGTCCACCGTGTCTTCCTCGAAGACCATCGAGTGGGAAGACGGCAACACCTACCCGGTCATCGACGTCGAAATCTCCTCCGAGTCCCACCCGTTCTACACGGGCAAGCAGCGCATCATGGACTCCGCAGGCCGCGTCGAGCGCTTCAACGCACGCTTCAAGGGCTTCGGCGGCAAGAAGTAA
- a CDS encoding DM13 domain-containing protein: MPRTLQGQFQSQAAVTLGTATIRVADSGTVLQLDGFTTGAGDDLRLMLSPGILAPDSTGQPGLSSSTLIELGPLSGSPQQRIDIDARMWSAMPSPVRSVVVYNYADKTTYATANLS, translated from the coding sequence GTGCCCCGCACACTGCAGGGGCAGTTCCAATCGCAGGCGGCCGTTACCCTGGGAACGGCCACGATCCGTGTTGCTGACTCGGGCACAGTCCTGCAGCTGGACGGTTTCACCACCGGGGCTGGCGACGACCTCCGGCTCATGCTCAGCCCGGGGATCCTGGCTCCGGACAGCACCGGCCAACCCGGCCTTTCCTCTTCCACCCTGATCGAACTGGGACCACTTAGTGGCAGCCCGCAACAGCGCATCGACATCGACGCCCGGATGTGGTCCGCCATGCCATCGCCGGTCAGGAGCGTAGTGGTCTACAACTACGCGGACAAGACCACCTACGCCACCGCAAACCTCTCGTAA
- a CDS encoding sulfite exporter TauE/SafE family protein has translation MEILSSILVFFAGLWAGTINAVVGSGTLVTFPVLIALGITPVVASMSNAMGLVAGTAAGAWGYRRELAGRGRQLLKLLPASLLGGITGAWLLLHLPEKVFHYVAPVLLVLALLMVMFQPKLQSWVRNREQNPEHAVRDRSHGVLLVVLVYLAGVYGGYFVAAQGILLVGILGVFLSGTMQNANAMKNFLVLGVNMVAAISYLLFAFDRINWLVVLLIAVSSTIGGLAGAKVGRKLSPKVLRGVIFTLGIVALVVMVANLLK, from the coding sequence GTGGAGATTCTTAGCAGCATCCTGGTCTTTTTCGCCGGCCTATGGGCCGGCACCATCAACGCGGTGGTCGGCTCCGGCACGCTGGTGACCTTCCCCGTCCTCATTGCACTGGGCATCACCCCCGTTGTCGCGTCCATGAGCAATGCCATGGGCCTGGTGGCCGGCACTGCCGCCGGCGCCTGGGGTTACCGGCGCGAGCTGGCAGGACGGGGCCGGCAGCTGCTGAAGCTGCTCCCGGCCTCGCTGCTCGGCGGGATCACCGGCGCCTGGCTGCTCCTCCATTTGCCAGAGAAAGTCTTCCATTACGTAGCTCCGGTACTGCTGGTCCTGGCGCTGCTCATGGTGATGTTCCAGCCCAAGCTGCAGTCCTGGGTGCGCAACCGCGAACAGAACCCCGAACATGCCGTCCGCGACCGCAGCCACGGCGTGCTGCTGGTGGTGCTCGTTTACCTGGCGGGCGTCTACGGCGGCTACTTCGTGGCCGCCCAGGGCATCCTGCTGGTAGGCATCCTGGGCGTCTTCCTCAGCGGAACCATGCAGAACGCCAACGCCATGAAGAACTTCCTGGTCCTGGGCGTCAACATGGTGGCTGCAATCTCCTACCTGCTGTTCGCCTTCGACCGGATCAACTGGCTGGTGGTCCTCCTGATCGCCGTCAGCTCCACCATCGGCGGGCTAGCCGGCGCCAAGGTTGGCCGGAAGCTTTCCCCCAAAGTCCTCCGCGGCGTGATCTTCACCCTGGGCATCGTGGCGCTCGTCGTCATGGTCGCCAACCTCCTGAAATAA
- a CDS encoding lipoate--protein ligase family protein — protein MSHTTSPDQDAATNPRRHGEYKVPGGKLVVADLSVAGGVLADVSISGDFFLEPDEALLAINRALTGLPETTPAADLAAAVTAALPADATLFGFSADAVAVTVRRALAKATSWADHHWNVIAPNVLPTEINVALDEVLTEEVGAGRRNPTLRFWDWQEPSVVIGSFQSVRNEVDPDGVARHGIKVVRRISGGGAMFMEAGNCITYSLYLPQTLVDGLSFADSYPFLDSWVMAALEKIGVTAFYVPLNDIATDQGKIGGAAQKRLANGGMLHHVTMSYDIDADKMVDVLRIGKEKLSDKGTRSAKKRVDPLRRQTGLARTDIIGAMMDVFTGRYGATHSELTDAELAAARERAATKFGTEEWLHRVP, from the coding sequence ATGAGCCATACGACCTCCCCGGACCAGGACGCAGCAACAAACCCCCGCCGGCACGGCGAGTACAAGGTACCGGGCGGCAAGCTGGTGGTGGCGGACCTTTCAGTGGCCGGCGGCGTCCTGGCCGACGTCTCGATCAGCGGTGACTTCTTCCTCGAGCCGGACGAGGCCCTCCTGGCCATCAACCGGGCACTCACGGGGCTCCCGGAAACCACCCCGGCCGCAGACCTCGCAGCGGCAGTCACTGCCGCCCTGCCCGCCGACGCGACCCTGTTCGGCTTTTCCGCCGACGCCGTCGCCGTGACCGTCCGGCGGGCCCTGGCCAAGGCCACCTCCTGGGCGGACCACCACTGGAATGTCATCGCCCCCAACGTCCTGCCCACCGAAATCAACGTGGCCCTCGACGAAGTCCTTACCGAAGAAGTCGGTGCGGGCCGCCGCAACCCCACCCTGCGGTTCTGGGACTGGCAGGAACCCTCAGTGGTCATCGGCAGCTTCCAGTCCGTCCGGAACGAGGTGGACCCTGACGGCGTGGCCCGGCACGGCATCAAGGTGGTCCGCCGGATCAGCGGCGGGGGAGCGATGTTTATGGAGGCCGGCAACTGCATCACCTACTCCCTGTACCTGCCCCAGACCCTGGTGGACGGGCTCAGCTTCGCCGATTCCTACCCGTTCCTCGATTCCTGGGTGATGGCGGCGCTCGAGAAGATCGGCGTAACAGCCTTCTACGTCCCGCTTAACGACATCGCCACGGACCAGGGCAAGATCGGCGGTGCCGCCCAGAAACGGCTGGCCAACGGCGGCATGCTCCACCACGTGACCATGAGCTACGACATCGACGCCGACAAGATGGTGGACGTCCTGCGCATCGGCAAGGAGAAGCTCTCGGACAAGGGCACCCGCAGCGCCAAGAAACGGGTGGATCCGCTGCGCCGCCAGACCGGACTGGCCCGCACGGACATCATCGGAGCCATGATGGACGTGTTCACGGGCCGGTACGGGGCAACGCACTCGGAGCTGACCGATGCCGAGCTCGCTGCAGCGCGGGAACGCGCGGCCACCAAGTTCGGCACCGAGGAATGGCTGCACCGGGTCCCCTGA
- a CDS encoding spore photoproduct lyase family protein: protein MEFNRLLQIRRIFAQPEALELPRGREIVERWPDADVVPVENHWNIPELHGDETNVPRWSRIKTEALVLGVKKSLTVKPNGRSADFIAPSTANGCAMACAYCYVPRHKGYSNPVTVFANINQIAAALERHATRQGIKLEPNQCDPELWVYDIGENSDCSVDALISDNVEDLVGLFRELPTAKLSFATKYVNRDILNWDHGGHTRIRFSLMPAHLAKSIDVRTSPVAERIAAINDFVDAGYEVHVNFSPVVVTETWLDDWRELLQQLDAALTPAAKAQLAAEVIFLTHNEGLHKVNLGWHPQAEKVLWRPDLQEAKTSSNGFSNVRYRSGTKGRYVRQLTALIEEITPYCRVRYAF from the coding sequence ATGGAATTCAACCGGCTCCTGCAGATCCGGCGCATCTTCGCCCAGCCGGAGGCGCTGGAATTGCCCCGCGGCCGCGAGATCGTGGAACGCTGGCCGGACGCCGACGTCGTACCTGTCGAGAACCACTGGAACATCCCGGAGCTGCACGGCGACGAAACCAACGTGCCGCGGTGGTCCCGGATCAAGACCGAGGCGTTGGTCCTCGGAGTGAAGAAGTCCTTGACCGTGAAGCCCAACGGGCGCTCGGCTGACTTTATCGCCCCCTCCACGGCGAACGGGTGCGCCATGGCATGCGCCTATTGCTACGTCCCCCGCCACAAGGGCTACAGCAACCCGGTCACCGTCTTTGCCAACATCAACCAGATCGCCGCGGCACTCGAACGGCACGCCACCCGGCAGGGCATCAAGCTGGAACCCAACCAGTGCGACCCCGAACTCTGGGTCTACGACATCGGCGAAAACAGTGACTGCTCCGTGGATGCGCTGATCAGTGACAACGTGGAGGACCTGGTGGGGCTCTTCCGGGAACTGCCCACCGCCAAACTGTCATTCGCCACGAAGTACGTCAACAGGGACATCCTCAACTGGGACCACGGCGGCCACACCCGGATCCGGTTTTCGCTGATGCCCGCGCACCTGGCGAAGTCCATTGATGTCCGGACGTCCCCGGTGGCCGAACGCATTGCCGCCATCAACGACTTCGTCGACGCCGGGTACGAGGTACACGTCAATTTCTCCCCGGTGGTGGTCACTGAGACCTGGCTCGATGACTGGCGCGAATTGCTTCAACAGCTCGATGCCGCCCTGACACCTGCAGCCAAAGCGCAGCTTGCCGCGGAAGTGATCTTCCTGACCCACAATGAGGGGCTCCACAAGGTCAACCTCGGATGGCACCCGCAGGCGGAGAAGGTCCTCTGGCGTCCGGACCTGCAGGAGGCCAAGACCTCCTCCAACGGCTTCAGCAACGTCCGTTACCGCAGCGGAACCAAGGGCCGCTACGTGCGGCAGCTGACGGCGCTGATCGAGGAGATCACCCCCTACTGCCGGGTCCGCTACGCCTTCTGA
- a CDS encoding TrmH family RNA methyltransferase yields the protein MPFHYLESASDPRVSDYTTLTDVHLRKLREPREGMYIAESSRVLRRALAAGHQPRSFFLAEKWLADLDDVFRAYPDVPVFIGKAALLEEITGFHLHRGAMAAMQRPRPVPLPELLAGARRVAVLEDIVDHTNVGAIFRSAAALDIDAVLVSPRCGDPLYRRSVRVSMGTVFQVPWARLDSWPGDLQVLKDHGFTVAALELTPDALDVDAVAAGNPDRLALVLGTEGAGMSPETLAAVDLAVKIPMRNGVDSLNVAAASAVAFWELRPRR from the coding sequence GTGCCCTTCCACTACCTTGAGTCCGCCAGCGACCCGCGGGTCAGCGACTACACCACGCTGACAGATGTCCATCTCCGCAAGCTCCGCGAACCGCGCGAGGGGATGTACATTGCCGAGTCCTCCCGCGTCCTGAGGCGGGCCCTCGCGGCCGGCCACCAGCCGCGTTCGTTCTTCCTGGCGGAGAAATGGCTCGCAGACCTCGACGACGTCTTCCGGGCCTATCCTGACGTCCCGGTGTTCATCGGCAAAGCCGCCCTCCTGGAGGAGATCACCGGTTTCCACCTCCACCGCGGAGCCATGGCCGCCATGCAGCGGCCCCGCCCCGTGCCCCTGCCGGAGCTCCTGGCCGGTGCCCGAAGGGTTGCGGTGCTCGAAGACATCGTGGACCACACCAATGTGGGCGCCATCTTCCGCTCGGCGGCCGCCCTGGACATCGACGCCGTCCTGGTTTCGCCGCGCTGCGGCGACCCGCTGTACCGGCGCAGTGTCCGCGTCAGCATGGGGACGGTGTTCCAGGTTCCGTGGGCGCGCCTGGACAGCTGGCCGGGTGACTTGCAGGTCCTCAAGGACCACGGCTTCACTGTGGCCGCCCTGGAACTGACTCCCGATGCACTGGACGTCGACGCCGTCGCGGCCGGCAATCCGGACCGGCTGGCCCTGGTCCTGGGCACGGAAGGGGCGGGCATGAGCCCGGAGACGCTGGCCGCCGTCGACCTCGCCGTGAAGATCCCCATGCGCAACGGCGTGGACTCGCTCAACGTGGCCGCGGCGTCTGCAGTGGCATTCTGGGAACTGCGCCCCCGACGCTAA
- a CDS encoding ABC-F family ATP-binding cassette domain-containing protein: MITVQDLELRAGARLLMDQVSFRIDKGDKIGLVGRNGAGKTTLTRVLAGEGLPAAGKVTRSGEIGYLPQDPRTPDMEQLARDRILSARGLDIVVGKLRKAHDEMASEDAAVQQKAMNRYDRLESEFLAAGGYAAEAEAASICSNLALPDRLLNQPLKTLSGGQRRRVELARILYSDAETMLLDEPTNHLDADSIAWLRDFLKNHQGGLIVISHDTELLEATVNKVFLLDANRAQIDFYNMDWKRYLTQRETDERARKRERANAEKKAQVLFDQANKMRAKATKAVAAQNMAKRAERLLSGLEAVRENDRVAALRFPDPSPCGKTPLTADGLSKSYGSLEIFTDVDLAIDRGSKVVILGLNGAGKTTLLRMLAGVDQPDTGEIVPGHGLKVGYYAQEHETLDVNRTVLENMRSSAPDMKDAEVRGILGSFLFSGDDVDKPAGVLSGGEKTRLALATIVASSANVLLLDEPTNNLDPASRAEILGALRNYTGAVVLVSHDEGAVEALNPERVVLLPDGVEDHWNEDYLDLITLA, translated from the coding sequence GTGATTACTGTCCAGGATCTTGAACTCCGCGCCGGTGCCCGGCTCCTGATGGATCAGGTGAGCTTCCGCATCGATAAGGGCGACAAGATCGGCCTGGTGGGACGCAACGGAGCCGGCAAGACCACGCTCACACGTGTCCTGGCAGGCGAAGGGCTTCCCGCTGCCGGCAAGGTGACCCGCAGCGGCGAGATCGGCTACCTGCCGCAGGACCCGCGCACCCCGGACATGGAGCAGCTGGCGCGGGACCGGATCCTCTCCGCCCGCGGCCTGGACATCGTCGTCGGAAAACTCCGCAAGGCCCATGACGAAATGGCCAGCGAGGACGCTGCCGTGCAGCAGAAGGCCATGAACCGCTACGACCGGCTCGAATCCGAGTTCCTGGCGGCGGGCGGCTACGCCGCGGAGGCAGAAGCAGCATCCATCTGCTCGAACCTCGCACTGCCTGACCGCCTGCTGAACCAGCCGCTCAAGACACTTTCCGGTGGCCAGCGCCGCCGCGTGGAACTGGCCCGGATCCTCTACTCGGATGCCGAGACCATGCTCCTCGATGAGCCCACCAACCACCTCGACGCCGACTCCATCGCCTGGCTTCGCGACTTCCTGAAGAACCACCAGGGCGGGCTGATCGTCATCAGCCACGACACCGAACTCCTCGAAGCCACCGTCAACAAGGTGTTCCTGCTGGACGCCAACCGGGCCCAGATCGATTTCTACAACATGGACTGGAAGCGGTACCTCACCCAGCGGGAAACGGATGAGCGCGCCCGTAAGCGGGAACGCGCCAATGCCGAGAAGAAGGCCCAGGTCCTTTTCGACCAGGCCAACAAGATGCGGGCGAAGGCCACCAAAGCCGTGGCCGCGCAGAACATGGCCAAGCGCGCCGAGCGGCTCCTCAGCGGCCTCGAAGCCGTCCGCGAGAACGACCGCGTGGCCGCCCTCCGGTTCCCGGATCCGTCGCCGTGCGGCAAGACCCCGCTCACCGCAGACGGGCTCAGCAAGTCCTATGGCTCCCTGGAGATCTTCACGGACGTGGACCTCGCCATCGACCGCGGCTCCAAGGTGGTCATCCTCGGCCTCAACGGTGCCGGCAAAACCACCCTGCTGCGCATGCTTGCCGGCGTGGACCAGCCGGACACCGGCGAAATCGTGCCGGGGCACGGGCTCAAGGTGGGCTACTACGCCCAGGAACACGAGACCCTTGACGTTAACCGCACCGTCCTTGAGAACATGCGCTCGTCCGCACCCGACATGAAGGACGCCGAGGTGCGCGGCATCCTGGGTTCATTCCTGTTCTCCGGTGACGACGTCGACAAACCTGCCGGCGTCCTGTCCGGCGGTGAGAAGACCCGCCTGGCACTGGCCACCATCGTGGCGTCCAGCGCCAACGTCCTGCTCCTCGACGAACCCACCAACAACCTGGACCCTGCCAGCCGCGCGGAAATCCTCGGCGCGCTCCGGAACTACACCGGCGCCGTCGTCCTCGTCAGCCACGATGAAGGCGCCGTTGAGGCGCTGAACCCCGAACGCGTCGTGCTGCTGCCCGACGGCGTCGAGGACCACTGGAACGAGGACTACCTGGACCTCATCACGCTGGCCTAG
- a CDS encoding DUF3099 domain-containing protein, whose product MTLENHAGRSVPGEPGRFSEDAEVHSITDAAESHSEDIRRRMVKYALAMGIRMVCLVMIFVLDGWLKIIAVAGAVFLPWIAVVIANGSDMAEEHSEALLDSAPLAELEAPPPSTGHEEQGSEVLQGELINDDDEPDIGEGRQGP is encoded by the coding sequence GTGACCCTTGAAAACCACGCGGGACGTTCGGTGCCCGGAGAACCCGGCCGGTTCTCCGAGGACGCGGAAGTCCACAGCATTACGGATGCCGCGGAATCCCATTCCGAGGACATTCGCAGGCGCATGGTCAAGTACGCGCTGGCGATGGGCATCCGCATGGTGTGCCTGGTCATGATTTTTGTCCTGGACGGCTGGCTCAAGATCATCGCCGTGGCCGGTGCAGTGTTCCTGCCGTGGATCGCGGTAGTCATTGCCAACGGCAGCGACATGGCCGAAGAGCACAGTGAAGCGCTACTGGATTCAGCGCCGCTGGCCGAGTTGGAAGCGCCGCCGCCGTCAACGGGCCATGAGGAACAGGGTTCCGAGGTGCTGCAGGGCGAGCTTATTAATGACGACGACGAACCGGACATCGGAGAGGGGCGGCAGGGGCCGTGA
- a CDS encoding beta-ketoacyl-ACP reductase codes for MTEAVTAPRSVLITGGNRGIGLAIAKAFLANGDKVAVTYRSESELPEGILGVKADVTDEASVDAAFKEVEAAHGPVEVLVANAGITKDTLLLRMSETDFTSVIDTNLTGAFRVIKRASKGMIRLRKGRVVLISSVSGLYGAPGQINYSASKAGLVGIARSLTRELGSRGITANVVAPGFINTDMTAELPEATQKDYLASIPAGRFADADEVANVVRWISSDEASYISGAVIPVDGGLGMGH; via the coding sequence ATGACTGAAGCAGTTACCGCCCCCCGCAGCGTCCTGATCACCGGCGGCAACCGCGGGATCGGCCTGGCCATCGCCAAAGCATTCCTGGCCAACGGGGACAAGGTGGCTGTTACCTACCGCAGTGAATCGGAACTGCCTGAAGGAATCCTGGGAGTGAAGGCCGATGTCACCGATGAGGCATCCGTGGATGCGGCGTTCAAGGAAGTGGAAGCAGCCCACGGTCCCGTCGAAGTGCTGGTGGCCAACGCCGGCATCACCAAGGACACCCTCCTGCTGAGGATGAGCGAAACCGACTTCACCTCCGTCATCGACACGAACCTCACCGGCGCGTTCCGTGTCATCAAGCGCGCGTCCAAGGGCATGATCCGGCTGCGCAAGGGCCGCGTGGTCCTGATCTCCTCCGTCTCGGGCCTGTATGGCGCCCCCGGCCAGATCAACTACTCAGCGTCCAAGGCCGGCCTGGTGGGCATCGCCCGGTCGCTGACCCGCGAACTCGGTTCCCGCGGCATCACCGCAAACGTCGTCGCCCCCGGCTTCATCAACACGGACATGACGGCTGAACTCCCTGAAGCCACCCAGAAGGATTACCTGGCCAGCATCCCCGCCGGCCGGTTCGCCGACGCCGACGAGGTGGCCAACGTGGTGCGCTGGATTTCCAGCGACGAAGCGTCCTACATCTCCGGCGCTGTCATCCCGGTTGACGGCGGTTTGGGCATGGGGCACTGA
- a CDS encoding SDR family oxidoreductase yields MGLLDNKTAIVTGSSRGIGADVAKILAGEGAAVVVNYRQKAPRANKVVQGIEADGGRAVAVGADLTTQEGVQALASAAMENFGSLDVLVLNASGGMETGMGEDYALKLNRDAQLNMLNAAVPLMQEGSRVVFVTSHQAHFINTVPTMPAYEAVARSKRAGEDALRELIPNLAEKGISLVVVSGDMIEGTVTATLLDRSTPGAIEARRAEAGKLYSVEEFAQVVAGMATADVESGHTEYAGGADYFGKSGQ; encoded by the coding sequence ATGGGACTGCTGGACAACAAGACCGCCATCGTCACCGGATCATCACGCGGAATCGGCGCTGACGTAGCGAAGATCCTCGCCGGCGAGGGCGCCGCCGTCGTGGTCAACTACCGCCAGAAGGCACCGCGCGCCAACAAAGTGGTCCAGGGCATTGAGGCCGACGGCGGCCGCGCCGTGGCCGTGGGCGCCGACCTGACCACCCAGGAAGGCGTCCAGGCGCTGGCCTCCGCTGCCATGGAGAACTTCGGTTCCCTGGACGTCCTGGTTCTGAACGCCTCGGGCGGCATGGAAACCGGCATGGGGGAGGACTACGCGCTCAAGCTCAACCGCGACGCACAGCTCAACATGCTCAACGCCGCTGTGCCGCTGATGCAGGAAGGCTCCCGCGTTGTCTTCGTGACCAGCCACCAGGCACACTTCATCAACACGGTTCCCACCATGCCCGCCTATGAGGCCGTGGCCCGCAGCAAGCGTGCCGGTGAGGACGCACTGCGGGAACTCATCCCCAACCTCGCGGAGAAGGGCATCAGCCTGGTGGTGGTTTCCGGCGACATGATTGAGGGCACCGTCACCGCCACGCTGCTGGACCGTTCGACGCCGGGCGCCATCGAGGCCCGCCGTGCCGAAGCCGGGAAGCTGTACTCCGTGGAAGAGTTCGCCCAGGTGGTGGCCGGAATGGCCACCGCTGACGTCGAGTCCGGCCACACGGAATACGCCGGCGGCGCAGACTACTTCGGTAAGAGCGGCCAGTAG
- a CDS encoding ABC transporter ATP-binding protein: MSDVLELDAVSVVRGKKTLLDKVDWQVNEGERWVILGPNGAGKTTLLQIAAARLHPSSGKAGILDEILGRTDVFELRPRIGLSSAALATQIPEHENVLNVVVTAAYGVTGRWREGYERDDERRAFRLLNDWGMGPLLNRTFATLSEGERKRVQIARALMTDPELLLLDEPAAGLDLGGREELVHKLGELARDEAAPAMVLVTHHLEEVPPGFTHAMLLRDGGVVAAGPITEVLTDKHLSETFGLALDVTENGGRYAATARR; this comes from the coding sequence ATGAGTGATGTTCTGGAACTGGACGCCGTTAGCGTTGTCCGAGGCAAAAAGACCCTGCTGGACAAGGTCGACTGGCAGGTCAACGAAGGCGAACGCTGGGTCATCCTCGGCCCCAACGGCGCCGGAAAAACCACGCTCCTCCAGATCGCGGCGGCACGCCTGCACCCCAGCAGCGGCAAGGCCGGAATCCTCGACGAAATCCTCGGCCGCACCGACGTCTTCGAACTGCGTCCCCGCATCGGCCTGTCGTCGGCCGCGCTGGCCACCCAGATCCCGGAGCACGAGAACGTCCTCAACGTGGTGGTCACGGCCGCCTACGGCGTCACCGGGCGCTGGCGTGAAGGCTACGAGCGCGACGACGAACGCCGCGCCTTCCGCCTCCTGAACGACTGGGGAATGGGTCCGCTGCTGAACCGGACGTTCGCCACCCTGTCCGAAGGCGAACGCAAGCGCGTCCAGATTGCCCGCGCCCTCATGACCGATCCTGAGCTGCTCCTGCTGGACGAGCCGGCCGCAGGCCTTGACCTGGGGGGCCGCGAAGAACTGGTCCACAAGCTGGGCGAACTGGCCCGGGACGAGGCAGCGCCCGCGATGGTCCTGGTGACCCACCACCTTGAAGAGGTACCCCCGGGCTTCACCCATGCCATGCTGCTGCGCGACGGCGGCGTGGTGGCGGCCGGCCCCATTACCGAGGTCCTCACCGACAAGCACCTCAGTGAAACGTTCGGACTGGCCCTGGACGTCACGGAAAATGGCGGCCGCTACGCCGCCACCGCCCGCCGCTAA
- a CDS encoding SURF1 family cytochrome oxidase biogenesis protein: protein MYRFLFSSKWLGYLLLAAIFATACVFLGRWQMDRRAETLAEINRVVSNYSATPFPFAAARDQFSQLDPAKEWTQVQVQGTYDTDGQRIVRNRPLNGQPGYEVVVPFKLATGETVIIDRGWLPIGNNNPGSPDSVPAPPSGEVTAVVRLKHPEPELNRGAPAGQLASIDLPTYAAQLGYPVLTGAYGQLASETPAAAEMPVAFPKPSTEEGTHLSYSLQWFAFGVLMFVGFGYAARQQARNAAIDAEEDEAEAAGTIHAAVPSRRRTAPARKRKKATAEEEEDALLDAQGY, encoded by the coding sequence ATGTACCGTTTTCTCTTCTCCAGCAAATGGCTGGGTTATCTGCTGCTGGCCGCGATCTTTGCCACGGCCTGCGTGTTCCTGGGCCGTTGGCAGATGGACCGGCGCGCCGAAACCCTCGCCGAGATTAATCGCGTTGTCAGCAACTATTCCGCCACCCCCTTTCCTTTCGCGGCAGCCCGGGACCAGTTCTCACAGCTTGATCCAGCCAAGGAATGGACGCAGGTGCAGGTGCAGGGCACCTACGACACCGACGGCCAGCGGATCGTGCGCAACCGCCCCCTGAACGGCCAGCCGGGCTACGAAGTGGTGGTTCCGTTCAAGCTGGCCACCGGCGAAACGGTCATCATCGACCGTGGGTGGCTGCCCATCGGCAACAATAACCCCGGCAGCCCGGACTCGGTTCCCGCGCCGCCCTCCGGCGAAGTGACAGCCGTGGTCCGGCTGAAGCATCCGGAACCGGAGCTGAACCGCGGCGCACCTGCAGGTCAGCTGGCGTCCATCGACCTCCCCACCTACGCGGCCCAGCTCGGCTACCCGGTGCTGACGGGAGCCTACGGCCAGCTCGCCTCGGAGACGCCCGCGGCCGCTGAGATGCCGGTGGCGTTCCCGAAACCGTCCACCGAAGAAGGCACGCACCTGTCCTATTCGCTGCAATGGTTCGCGTTCGGCGTGCTGATGTTCGTGGGCTTCGGCTACGCGGCGCGGCAGCAGGCCCGCAACGCCGCCATCGACGCCGAGGAAGACGAGGCCGAAGCAGCGGGGACCATTCACGCCGCGGTTCCGTCCCGCCGTCGTACGGCCCCCGCCCGCAAGCGGAAGAAGGCGACAGCCGAGGAAGAGGAAGACGCGCTGCTGGACGCGCAGGGATACTGA
- the serB gene encoding phosphoserine phosphatase SerB, which translates to MTSNVTAVSYGQNLTDTGLAQLRSILAEHGAAAGAESTAGDYRYQVRITELELPDATEAGLAALRSAVAGAAIPGMDTALVPGDLRSAGRKLLIMDVDSTLIQQEVIELLAAYAGKRDEVAAVTEAAMRGELDFAQSLHARVAVLAGLPADVVNSVRHEVKLSEGAAILVAAFKAAGHPVAVVSGGFNQILEPIAGDLGLDYWQANELEIVDGALTGKVLGAVVDRAAKEKYLREWAAAEGIAMEHTIAVGDGANDLDMLGAAGIGVAFNAKPAVRAVADSAVNMPYLDAVRHIAGV; encoded by the coding sequence ATGACTTCCAACGTGACTGCGGTCAGCTATGGCCAAAATCTGACCGACACCGGACTGGCGCAGCTGCGTTCCATCCTCGCGGAGCACGGTGCAGCTGCAGGAGCCGAATCCACGGCCGGCGACTACCGCTACCAGGTGCGCATCACGGAACTGGAACTGCCGGATGCCACCGAGGCCGGGCTGGCTGCGCTCCGCAGCGCCGTGGCCGGGGCCGCCATCCCTGGAATGGACACCGCCCTGGTGCCCGGGGACCTGCGCTCGGCCGGCCGGAAGCTGCTGATCATGGACGTGGACTCCACCCTGATCCAGCAGGAGGTCATCGAACTCCTGGCCGCGTATGCGGGCAAGCGGGACGAGGTGGCCGCGGTTACCGAAGCGGCCATGCGCGGGGAGCTGGACTTTGCCCAGAGCCTGCACGCGCGGGTGGCCGTCCTCGCCGGGCTGCCGGCCGACGTCGTCAATTCCGTCCGCCACGAAGTGAAGCTCAGCGAAGGCGCCGCCATACTCGTGGCCGCCTTCAAGGCGGCCGGGCACCCGGTAGCCGTAGTCTCCGGCGGGTTCAACCAGATTCTCGAGCCCATCGCAGGGGACCTTGGCCTGGACTACTGGCAGGCCAACGAACTGGAAATCGTTGACGGTGCCCTGACCGGCAAGGTCCTGGGCGCGGTGGTGGACCGGGCGGCCAAGGAGAAGTACCTGCGCGAGTGGGCGGCCGCCGAGGGGATCGCCATGGAACACACCATTGCCGTGGGCGACGGCGCCAACGACCTCGACATGCTGGGCGCAGCCGGGATTGGGGTGGCCTTCAACGCCAAGCCGGCCGTGCGGGCCGTCGCCGATTCTGCCGTCAACATGCCCTACCTTGATGCAGTGCGCCACATCGCCGGGGTCTGA